Genomic segment of Paenalkalicoccus suaedae:
TGTAGCCGCTTCCCCGAGTGATGATGCTCCTCCACCCCATGCGATGAAGCCACCAACTATACTTGCAATGAAAACGACGTTTGCCAATAGAAAATCGAAGAAATAGGAAATGCCAAATGATATCCCGTATAAAACAGCGATCATTCCTATTACTTTTAATGCATAGTTCATATGTATACGTCTCCTTTCCTTTTTACTTAGTAACATATACGAATTATCTCATGAAAAGTTCCCTTAAAATAGGAATTTGCTTCATTCGATTGGTAGTGACAGTTAACCTGTATGTGTACATGAAAAAAGGCACCTCCAATTTCTATGGAGAATGCCTTTTTACATGAACATAATTCGCTTATGCTTGTGCCCAATTAATTAAGAAGAACTTCTTTTTACCACGTCGAACAATCGTGAATTGACCATCTAACTTATCCTCAGCAGCGACCATTTTTTCTAGATCCTGATGACGATCTCCATTCACGTATACAGCTCCGTTCGTGATATCCTCTCTAGCTTGACGCTTCGAAGGCGATATCCCCGCCGCCACTAGTAGGTCCACTAATAGAATCTCTTCCTCATGAACATCATAAGAAGGCACCTCCTTAAATCCTTCTTTAATTTCTTTCCCAGTAAGCTCCTTTAAATCACCTTTACCGAACAATGCAGCGGAGATATTTTGAGCGGATTGAAGCGCCTCTGCTCCATGTACGAACGTTGTAAGCTCTTCTGCTAAACGCTTTTGAGCTGCTCGTTCATGCGCTCGCTCTGCCACTTCTACCTCAAGCTCACTAATTTCTTTCTCATTTAAGAAAGTAAAGTACTTTAGGAATTTAACAACGTCACTATCCTCTGTATTTAATAGGAATTGATAAAACTCATACGGAGATGTTTTTTCTTCGTCAAGCCAAATAGCATTTCCTTCGGTCTTACCAAACTTCGTTCCGTCTGACTTGGTTACTAGTGGAATCGTGAAGCCAAATGCTTTTGGTTTTTCTCCTTCTTCTTGTCCGTTCATGCGACGAATTAGTTCAAGTCCTGCTGTGATATTGCCCCACTGGTCACTACCGCCGATTTGTAACTTGACGCCCGCTTCCTTATTAAGGTGATAAAAAT
This window contains:
- the tyrS gene encoding tyrosine--tRNA ligase, which gives rise to MTLLEDLQFRGLVNQSTDEKGLAELLESESVKLYCGFDPSGDSLHIGHLLTIIMLRRFQLAGHKPVALVGGATGLIGDPSGKKAERTLNEREVVQHFSDKIRGQLERHLDFTGENKATLVNNYDWIGQLSVIDFLRDVGKHFGVNYMLAKDSVESRIKDGISFTEFSYQILQSFDFYHLNKEAGVKLQIGGSDQWGNITAGLELIRRMNGQEEGEKPKAFGFTIPLVTKSDGTKFGKTEGNAIWLDEEKTSPYEFYQFLLNTEDSDVVKFLKYFTFLNEKEISELEVEVAERAHERAAQKRLAEELTTFVHGAEALQSAQNISAALFGKGDLKELTGKEIKEGFKEVPSYDVHEEEILLVDLLVAAGISPSKRQAREDITNGAVYVNGDRHQDLEKMVAAEDKLDGQFTIVRRGKKKFFLINWAQA